The genomic segment ACCATTTTGGGCTGAACAGCAAAAGCGAGAGAGAGGGAagttggggggcgggggcggtGCGTTTCCCCCCACCCGCCAGGGCCTGCCGCGGGCTCGGGGCACGTGCCGGGAGGTCTCGCGGCCGGAGCGGGGCTGCCGGGGGCCCGCAGCGCCGAGGCGGAAGCGAGTGGGTGCGGGCGTCGAGCGAGGGGAAAAGTTTCCGACCCTGGAGCGAGACTCAGCTGCGAAGTTTCGGCCGCGCCAGGCGGCGCCAAAGCCAGGCTAACACTGCCCCCGCGTGGGCGCGGCGCGGCTCTGCAGCCGGCGGTAGGGTCGGAACCCGCCGCGGTCcttgggggaaactgaggctcggagaggGCAAGGTGGGCTGCGCAAGGCCACACAGAGGAGGGGCGGTAGAATCAGGCCTGATGAGACCCGGAGTCTCTCCGGGAAATAGAAAGCCTGGGTCAGGGGACGGGGCGTGAAAGTCCAGAAAGggagatggaggggaggggacgTCCGGGGGACTGAATCCCACTCTGGTGAATCCCGGTGGAGGAGCGGCTGCAGCGCTGTCCTCGTCCCATCCCCGCAGAGTTCGTCTACACTGAGCCTAGCTCTATTGCCCTTCTTCTGGAGTCAGGGCGCCTCACCCAAAAGGCCTCCCCCAGCCGGGCCCTAAGGACCCCCACCGGCCACTGCCCAGCCCAATCCCACCCTTTGCAGCCTCTTCCTTTGCCATGGAACAAGACGTCAGGGTGTGGATTCCGTGCTATTTCCTCAGCGGCCAGGAGGTGGCGAGAAAGACCCGGATCCCGGGCAATGGCGCGGGGCAGGGGGCCGCTGGCAGCTTCAGAGAGAGGCTCTAACTTTGTCCAGGGGGCTGGAAGGCAGGTGTGGCGGGGGCAGACCTGGCAGACAGGGGCTTGGCGGTGGCCTGGGATGCTGAGTCAGTGCCTGCCACCTTGTCTTTCGCCACCTCCTGATGCAAACATCCACCATCCCCAGActagggagagaaggggaggtccCAGCCCAGCACACCCAGGTGTTTTGCCTTCCAGGGACCAGAGGCTGTGAACCTGGCTGGGGAAACGCGTAAGACTAATACAGGGTACTCTTCCCTGGGCTGGAGTCTGGACACCCTCACTCCACAGTGAAGGTTAGATAGAGGCTTGGAGGGGGAGGACAGGGCGGGGCATGGTTCTCCACCCCTAGGCTCAGTTTCCAGCAGGTACATACTTCAGGTGTGGGCTGATTTAGGTCGACAGAGGCTTGGTCCCAAGTTTTTGGGGtttcttgttgtttgttttttgagacaaggtctcattctgttgcccacgctggagaatagcagtgtgatcacagctcactgcagcctcaacctcctggggtcatcgcccgcctcagcctcccaagtacctggggctccaggcatgcaccactatgcccagattatttttgtttttttatttttttgtagagacacggtctatgttgctcaggctggtcttgaacccctggggtcaagccatcctcccacctcagccttccaaagagctgggattacaggtgtgaaccatcaggCCCAGCATGTTCCCAGGTCTGAGGTCTGTGGCAGGGTCTCCCACCTTCCAGAAAAGGGGTTCACTTGGTACAAGTCCTGGACCCTGGGGATGCCCTGTCCCCACCGCTCAGCCTCATCCTGGCTGTGTCTCCAACTCCCTTCCTTCCAGGAACCCCCAGAGACCAGCAATCAGATACGAAGAAAGGTTTGTGGTGTGGCaggtcccagccacctgggatGCACCTTTATTCGTGGGGCAAGGAAGGGCGATCGTCATGGCCTGGCCCTGTGTGCCCTGGGCTTGGGCTAGCGGGTGCTCACCTCTGAGCTCGATGCAGTGTTGGGGAGGGCAAGAGGAGAGAGTACTCCTCAGGGCGGCCTTGCTTCAGGACCGACTGAAGCACCAGGCTGGGAAGGAAGGACTCCTAGAGTGTGAGACAGAGGACCAGCTGGCTGCCACCAGGACCTCAGGGCAGGGGACTGGGCCCCCAGGGCCCAGCAGGATTCTATGCTGCAGCCCTCTTGGGCAGGTTCTGCTGTCAGCCCCATTTACAAGGTGAGGAAACAAATGcaaggccaggcacggcggctcacgcctgtcaccaagcactgtgggaggctgaggcaggtggaccacctgaggtcagaagtttaagaccagcctggccaacatggtgaaaccccgtctctactaaaaatacaaaaattagctgggcatggtggcgggtgcctgtaatcccagctacttgggaggctgaggcaggagaatcgcttgaacccaggtgacagaggttgcagggagcagagattgtgccactgcactccagcctggcgtcagAGCAACCACTGTATCACAAAAAAAGGAACgaagaaaggaaagatggaaggaaggaaggagaaagagtgagagagagagaggataagagggaagaaaagaaggaaggaatggaaggaaggaaggaaaaaggaaaggaaggaaggaagccacaGCCTTCGATTATGGAGCTGTGATCTGAACCCAGGCACCTGACTTAGAGACACCCCTTGACTGCTTCACTTTGAGGGAGATTCGGGAACACAGGTCCCCTGCTGACTTGGCTCACAGGGAGGGGCCACTCCCAGTCCTGGCCACCCCACCAAACAGGGCTGCGCCCGGGGCCAGCTGCCAGCCAGGGGCTCACCAGCTTCTGACTCCAGGAACAAGGCTGTTTGCCCACCTGCTCCAGGAGGCCGTGGGGGTCCAAGAAGGCTTGGAGGCCCCTTCGCGGCCTCTGAGCAGCATCCTTCTTCCATGAAGAGAAAGGCAGGCTGCTGTTCATGGAGGTGTCCTCAGAAAGGTCGCCCTGTGTCTTCTGGGAGGGCCTGGAGGAGACAGGACCCCATAAGCTTCATGGACCCTGAGTCCCCAGCCCAGCCATGGCTGGAAGGCCCTTGAGGGCCCACACTGGCAACCCTCCTGCTGCTGGGTGGGGAGGTATATAGGCAAAGGGCTGGGAGCCCTGGCAATGTCCACAAGACCCATCCCCTTCCCTGGAGCCTCACAGGCCAGCGCAGTGCCAGCATGAGGAGCTGGCCAGGGTCTCCTCCTTGGCCTCAGGGTACAGGGCTTTGTGCAAACTCTGTAGCCATTTTCCAATGTTCCCAAACTCCCGCTCCGAAGCCACTGGCCGGGTGGCCTTCCGGTTCACAGTGACGCTCTGTGTGACTGCAGGAGAGAGGGCAGGGTGAGATCTCTGCCGGGGAGGAGGGCACTGGTGCCCCcaccctcctcttctccctctggcAGGCAAGGCCGGTCAGAGCCCTGTCTCCATGGCAACCCCCGGCTCCCCAGCGCCTTCTGGCTGCCTCTGGAGAAAGCTTAGGTTTTAAAATCACCTGCGTGACTGTTTGTTACACTTGAGCTGTGCCTCCTACGCACCCCCACTCGTGCTGCGGCCGGAAGCTCAGCCCCTTTCTCGCAGTGGGGAGACCGCTTACCCCATCACAGAAATCCCAGAAACCATGCCGAGAGTGCTGAGGGGTTTGGGGACGGCTGCCTCAAGGCTGGGGCTTTTCCTGCCCAACATCAGCCATGCGGGCTGGTCCAAGGACCCTGAATTCCCTAGTGGCTGCCCAGTATGGAAAGGGCTGGGAAGCAGCAGGCTGGCCCCACATCTCCTGGGTACCCTGCTGCCCTGGGCACCATCGTAGCTCCTTATGGCCAGTGGCCGACATGGAATCATCTCCCGTAGgcaccaactgccattcacaggtCATTGTTTCTTCTAGGCTTGCACTGGCCTTGGATTCCCAAGAGGGGCCGAGGGGCACTCTAGCTTCCATATGTGGCTCTGTGTCACCCACACAAGCCCCTTCTGCTTCCAGGGCCTTAGTTTCCCCACCAAACACACGGAAGTTGGGCAAAAATCCCAGCTTCTAACTTCAGCTCCCTGTGACGCCAAGGGGGCTGGGTCAGACCCTCCCACGTCAGCGAGGCTCCTAGGGGGCTGGGTCAGACCCTCCCACATCAGCGAGGCTCCTAGGTTTGCAGGTCGTCACCCACAGCTGGACCTTGAGGCAGGCGTTTCCCGAAActgcacatagcaggtgctcagtaaacagctAGAGGAAGTTGACTGTTGAAGGCCCTGGGGGCTACTGGACCCTGAGACGAGGCTGGGCACATGGAAAGAGGTGGAACTTGGTCAAGGTGATGCCAGAGCAAGAACATGGCCTTCTCACCTGCTTCTCAAAACCCACTTCAGAAAACTCGCTGGGAGCAGCAAAACGGACGCCATTACACCCAGGGCCTGGTGGTTCAGCTTCTTTGCTGGACCAGGCAGTGCCCGCTGTCTCCAGCAGAGAACGTTTCCTTTTCCTGGCTTTTCTGTGCACCTCCTCAGGCAGGCTTCTGAGGTCTGCCTTCATGGATGTGGGGGAAAGATGCTTTTGATGGCATCTGGGCCTCCTCCAGCCCCTGTAGGctttgggggctggggaggggagcaaGGGTGGGCTCAGTGGCTCTGGCTACGGGTTTCAAGGGGTGCAGATGCAGCACATGGGGACCCCTTGGCAGCAAGCAGTCCAAGGCGCCGCCCACCTTGCAACACCTCTGCTGGACTCTGGACCCTCTACTTGGTCCTCAAAGGTCACCCTGACACCCTCCAGGGAGGCCAGTTCAGGCTCTTCCTCAGCAGGGTCACTGACCCCTTGGCCTTTGCAAGCTGGTCCCTCACTCCAGGTCTGCTCACCTGAGCATTGGCGCTCCCAGTAGCGGAGCAGGGTGTCCTGCAGGGTCTCGTCAGCAAATCGCACCCGGAAAGGGCAGCGAGGCCTGTGGGGCCCTGAGCCTTTCCCAGAGGGCCtgctgggagaggagagaggggccTGTGCTCAGAGCCCCCGCCGCACCCCAACACACATCCACCAGCCCCGGACTCACCGTGAGATCCTAGACAAGTGGCCTCCTCTGGCCTCTAAGACTGGATAATGCCAGTCATAGCAGCCCGCCTTGACAGAGCACTTTCTACCTGCCAGGGAGGCTCAAGCAGGCACATACACCATCCCACCAAATACACACGGCCCTACGACACACTGTGATCATTCTCATTTTCtagttgaggaaacagaggcacagagatgaTTTCAAGGTCATGCAGCTGCTAGGCGTGGAGCCAAGACCAGCATCCTGGTTCCAGAGCGATCCTCCTTGCACATAAAGGAGTTGAACAGAGAGAATAAGAATGCCAGCCCAGGAATCATGCAGTCCTGAcctttttgagcctcagttttcttatctgtaaaatgggaattgttGTGCCCACTGTACAGGGttgtgaagaaaagaaatggcttGTAAAAGCATCCAGCCCAGGGTCTGCAGGACCCAGATTAAACATCACTAACTGGGagctgctcctttttttttttaagacagagtctcactctgttgcccaggctggagtgcattggcacaatctcggctcactgcgatcttcacctcctgggttcaggcgattctccttcctcagcttccagagtagctgggattacaggtgcgtgccaccacacctggctaatttttgtatttttagtcgacatggggtttcaccatgttggccaggctggtctggtctcaaactcctaacctcaggtgatccacctgccttggcctcccaaagtactgggattacaggcataagccactgcgcctggctgagctGTACTTATAGTAACTGTCTATCTCAATCATGGCTCATCCCAGCCACGTGACCTTCAGCAGACTATCCCcaagtttccattttcatttttttctctttaaattataGGCAAAATAATGCCATCCTCCTGAGTTTGGTATCAGATAACTTACATGAAGCATCTAGGACATGGCCCAGCACAGGGCTTGGCCTTAATCAAGGGCATCTGTTACATGTATATTTCGTAGATAACATTGTTCCATTTATCTGTTACATGTATATTTCGTAGATAACATTGTTCCATTTACAGCTATTAATTTCAGCCTCAAGGGTAAGGCTGCGGGAGGATCCGCTTGACCCACCTATAGCTGTGCTGTTTAGGAAGGTCATGGCTGACCGTtagtatacacatatttatatgtctGCATCCATACATCAGGCCACATCTGTATGTCTGTGTAGATGCAGACGGAATGCTTTTCATCAGCCCCCAAAGAACCAAGCAGTCGGGAGGTGTCGGGACAGTGCCCGGCTACATACTTTGGGACCCAGCCATCCAACAGTTGTCTGCTCAGGAACCCCTGCTGTCTGCTGGCTGCAGGGCCAGGCAAAGGCATAACTCAGCTCTGCCCACCTGTCTGAAATCTCAGCATCTCCACTGAGGGCCACTGGAGCCTGTTCTAAGGCACCTCCGTGTCCCCTACAGGGCCTACCAGGGAATCTCACACACACTAAGGTGCTCAAGTATTTGCTCTGGAATATGAAAGCCTGTAACTGTCTCTGCTTTTGCTTACATTTGAGAGAATGAATTCCATACATTTACTTATTATATCTTGTGAGAAGCCATGTGCATATTTGGCCTGATTGGCTGAAAGTTGTTGGGTTGGTAAATgtattgcacttttttttttctttgagacaggatcttgttctgtcacccaggctgatcttggctcactgcagccttgacctcccaggctcccaagtagcttgaaccacaggcatacatcaccaggccaagctaacttttacagtttttgtagagacagagtttcaccatgtcacccaggctggtctcaaactcctgggctcaagcgatcctcctgcctcagcctcccaaagcacggggatcacaggcgcgagccaccatgcttggccatgTGTTTCATTTCTGGTTCCTACTATGATCCATCAGCGGCGCCTGCCTGGAGTACTGTGTGAGAAGGAAGGGTTGTGAGGCTCAGTGGGGAATGCGATCCATTAGTTTTGTCTGCCGTGGGTATGAGATGAGAAAGAATGATATGTATGTGACGTATTTACTCTCTCTGGTCTTTAAACTCATGGGCAGTGCTGTCCGCCCTTCACCCCTGCTTAAGCCTGGAGGAATTTTAACCTGAAGGAACTGTTTCTGTCTTCTTCCCCACCTCTGTTAAAACTATGGTGTCTAGGCCCAGGTAGGTTCCAatccttatttttttccctatattCAACACATAGTAAAACCTAATAAAAGAGTGAGAAATGGACAAATGATGGTAGGATGGATAAAAAGATGGAACACAGGTGGGTGGGTTGATCGGTGAATGGACTGATGGGCGAGTTAATGAAAGGGTCTGAATAGAACTGAACTATGGATGTATGggcagatagacagacagaggcTGGATGATTGTGTAGAGGGGTATGTAGGTTTTGGATGGCTGAATGACTGGATGCAAGTATTTGTAGATGGTTGATCATTGgatcaatggatggatggacagaagtGTGGGAGTTTTAGATGGATGGCTGGCTAGCTGGTTGGCCAGGTGGATTAATGGATCCACAGGAGACCTGATTCtcgggtgggtgggtgagtgaatggatggatggatggatggagttATGGGTTCATGATAGATGAATGATGGGTgaatagaaggatggatggatagatggagagATCCATGAATAGGTTGTAGAAGGCCTGGGTCATGGCCAAGATGGATGCaaagatggatgggtgaatggaaaaataaatctattaatgGATTCATGGATGCATTCTATGTTGGTGGAAGACCTCATTCATGGATGGGTCGATTCGTAGATGAACTGGTGAGTGAATCTTGAATCGGTTAGTAGAAGACCGGATTCATGGAAAGACGAATGtaaggatggatgaatggatggataggtgaataAATGGACACATTCATGGgcgaaagaagaaataaaggaggaaagaaatCCCCCCATCTCCCACCATCCTACCCTTATCCCTCCCTCACTCACTGGCTGGCCTTTCTGACGGTGCTGAATTGGGGGCGATCAGCCTTCAGGGACCCCAGAGCAGGTGTCTGTTGGAGCAAAATCTTGGTAAGACTGTCCTGGAGGTGAGGTGACTGGCCCCTTAGAGACAAACAGGCCACATCTGGCATGAATGGGCAGGGTGTCCCGCCCAGGAAACATCGATGCAACCCGGTCCTCACCGAGGAGACTGCCGCTTACCACAGGTCTGGGAGGAATGAGCGGTTGGGACGCTGCGGAGCCCCCCGGCAGTGCTCTAACACACCCCTTTGATGTTGCGGTGCTGAGGATGCTGGAGCCAGATGCGGGAGGAAACAGGGTGAGCATCGGCTGGGGGACGTCCTTCCTAGGACGACGAGGAGCCGGAGCCACTGAGTGAGGCCTGCCTCGGGGTGATGGCAGACTCGCCGTCAAGGAGAGGTTGCGAGGGCTCTGAGATACCCGGCTAACACTAGCATCCTTCTGAgcctgagtggtggaggtggggggtgCGGGGACACAGGGCCCACCCCCTACCGGAAATGCCCCGGGGCCCTGCGGGGCCTCACTCAGTGGCTCCTCGTCCGTGCACTTCTCCCGGAGCTGGTGCAGGAACTCACGGAACCTGCTGGGGAGGAGCTCTCCTAGGAAGGCGCCCAGGAAGCTGGGGTCCTCCCTGGCCACGCCCCTCCAGGGGCGCTCGCGCTCGCCTGGCCCGGGCTGCCTGGGCGCCGATGTCCGGGACGCGCTGTCCGAGAGCAGGGGCGGCAGCAGCAGGGACTGCAGCAGCCCCCGCTTCCCCGCCGCTCGCCGGGTCGCGGTGGGCAGGGCGGGCAGGCGCGGCGGGGGGCTCCCGACGCCCACCCCGGGCTCGGCGTCCCCTTCTGGCCACCACGCGGCGCCGCCCCGCGGGATCCTCGAGCCCCCGGAACCCCGCGCGCCCTGGGCCGCTCGGAGCGGGGGCGGGGTCAGCTTGGGCAGCCGCGGGTGACTCCGTCGGAAGTCGCCGTCGCCAGGGGGCTCCTTGGGCGCCACCTCCTGGGCCCCTGGGCGGGGGCGACGCCGAAACATGCTGAGCCCCGCGctcagctcaccgcaccctcAGCGCGTGTGGGTGGGGGGCGCCGGGTGAGGTGCGGAGGGCATAGTCCGGCCCCAGGCCATAGTGCCCCGGGCGGGGCAGCGCAGCGCGGTTCGGGGTGAACGCTACCCGCCCGGCGGACAGCGAGCGAATTCGGGCtagacctctctgagcctctgtctcCTCACCTGAAAAATGGTGACGGCAAAGGCGGACAACTTTGGGGGTTGTTGTGACGTGAGCAAGTACATGCCAGTCCTAGAACCGCAAGCTCGGAACAGTGCCAGGCACGCTGGCCAAGGTTACCCAGAGACTAGCTGCCATTCTTagtatttaaaagttattattggccgggtccagtggctcacgcctgtaatcccaacactttgggaggccgaggcaggcggatcacgagatcaggagtttgagaccagtctggccaacatagtgaaacgtgTCTTAACTAAAAAGACAAACTGTTAGCCTGGTGCGGtcgtgggcgcttgtaatcccagctactcgggaagccgaggcagaagaatcccatgaacccaggaggcggaagttgcagtgagccgagataacgccatgcactccagcctggatgacagggcaagactctgtctcaaaaaaaaaaaaaaaaagttattattatttaggATTTCGTCCCAGCTCCTCCACTTCCTAGCTTTATAACTTTGGGCAAGAGCAAGCCAAATCACTTCTCCCTGCCTTCTCTGGGGCGCTGGTCTGTAGAATGGGGCTCATAGCAGCACCTGCTTCTTTGCAGGAGTGAAATGGCA from the Callithrix jacchus isolate 240 chromosome 1, calJac240_pri, whole genome shotgun sequence genome contains:
- the C1H9orf50 gene encoding uncharacterized protein C9orf50 homolog isoform X1 — translated: MFRRRPRPGAQEVAPKEPPGDGDFRRSHPRLPKLTPPPLRAAQGARGSGGSRIPRGGAAWWPEGDAEPGVGVGSPPPRLPALPTATRRAAGKRGLLQSLLLPPLLSDSASRTSAPRQPGPGERERPWRGVAREDPSFLGAFLGELLPSRFREFLHQLREKCTDEEPLSEAPQGPGAFPVGGGPCVPAPPTSTTQAQKDASVSRVSQSPRNLSLTASLPSPRGRPHSVAPAPRRPRKDVPQPMLTLFPPASGSSILSTATSKGCVRALPGGSAASQPLIPPRPVTPALGSLKADRPQFSTVRKASHRPSGKGSGPHRPRCPFRVRFADETLQDTLLRYWERQCSVTQSVTVNRKATRPVASEREFGNIGKWLQSLHKALYPEAKEETLASSSCWHCAGLPSQKTQGDLSEDTSMNSSLPFSSWKKDAAQRPRRGLQAFLDPHGLLEQVGKQPCSWSQKLESFLPSLVLQSVLKQGRPEEYSLLLPSPTLHRAQR
- the C1H9orf50 gene encoding uncharacterized protein C9orf50 homolog isoform X3, translating into MFRRRPRPGAQEVAPKEPPGDGDFRRSHPRLPKLTPPPLRAAQGARGSGGSRIPRGGAAWWPEGDAEPGVGVGSPPPRLPALPTATRRAAGKRGLLQSLLLPPLLSDSASRTSAPRQPGPGERERPWRGVAREDPSFLGAFLGELLPSRFREFLHQLREKCTDEEPLSEAPQGPGAFPVGGGPCVPAPPTSTTQAQKDASVSRVSQSPRNLSLTASLPSPRGRPHSVAPAPRRPRKDVPQPMLTLFPPASGSSILSTATSKGCVRALPGGSAASQPLIPPRPVTPALGSLKADRPQFSTVRKASHRPSGKGSGPHRPRCPFRVRFADETLQDTLLRYWERQCSVTQSVTVNRKATRPVASEREFGNIGKWLQSLHKALYPEAKEETLASSSCWHCAGLPSQKTQGDLSEDTSMNSSLPFSSWKKDAAQRPRRGLQAFLDPHGLLEQESFLPSLVLQSVLKQGRPEEYSLLLPSPTLHRAQR
- the C1H9orf50 gene encoding uncharacterized protein C9orf50 homolog isoform X2; translation: MFRRRPRPGAQEVAPKEPPGDGDFRRSHPRLPKLTPPPLRAAQGARGSGGSRIPRGGAAWWPEGDAEPGVGVGSPPPRLPALPTATRRAAGKRGLLQSLLLPPLLSDSASRTSAPRQPGPGERERPWRGVAREDPSFLGAFLGELLPSRFREFLHQLREKCTDEEPLSEAPQGPGAFPVGGGPCVPAPPTSTTQAQKDASVSRVSQSPRNLSLTASLPSPRGRPHSVAPAPRRPRKDVPQPMLTLFPPASGSSILSTATSKGCVRALPGGSAASQPLIPPRPVTPALGSLKADRPQFSTVRKASQPSGKGSGPHRPRCPFRVRFADETLQDTLLRYWERQCSVTQSVTVNRKATRPVASEREFGNIGKWLQSLHKALYPEAKEETLASSSCWHCAGLPSQKTQGDLSEDTSMNSSLPFSSWKKDAAQRPRRGLQAFLDPHGLLEQVGKQPCSWSQKLESFLPSLVLQSVLKQGRPEEYSLLLPSPTLHRAQR
- the C1H9orf50 gene encoding uncharacterized protein C9orf50 homolog isoform X9 → MFRRRPRPGAQEVAPKEPPGDGDFRRSHPRLPKLTPPPLRAAQGARGSGGSRIPRGGAAWWPEGDAEPGVGVGSPPPRLPALPTATRRAAGKRGLLQSLLLPPLLSDSASRTSAPRQPGPGERERPWRGVAREDPSFLGAFLGELLPSRFREFLHQLREKCTDEEPLSLTQWLRLLVVLGRTSPSRCSPCFLPHLAPASSAPQHQRGVLEHCRGAPQRPNRSFLPDLWPSGKGSGPHRPRCPFRVRFADETLQDTLLRYWERQCSVTQSVTVNRKATRPVASEREFGNIGKWLQSLHKALYPEAKEETLASSSCWHCAGLPSQKTQGDLSEDTSMNSSLPFSSWKKDAAQRPRRGLQAFLDPHGLLEQVGKQPCSWSQKLESFLPSLVLQSVLKQGRPEEYSLLLPSPTLHRAQR
- the C1H9orf50 gene encoding uncharacterized protein C9orf50 homolog isoform X5, yielding MFRRRPRPGAQEVAPKEPPGDGDFRRSHPRLPKLTPPPLRAAQGARGSGGSRIPRGGAAWWPEGDAEPGVGVGSPPPRLPALPTATRRAAGKRGLLQSLLLPPLLSDSASRTSAPRQPGPGERERPWRGVAREDPSFLGAFLGELLPSRFREFLHQLREKCTDEEPLSLTQWLRLLVVLGRTSPSRCSPCFLPHLAPASSAPQHQRGVLEHCRGAPQRPNRSFLPDLWGQSPHLQDSLTKILLQQTPALGSLKADRPQFSTVRKASQPSGKGSGPHRPRCPFRVRFADETLQDTLLRYWERQCSVTQSVTVNRKATRPVASEREFGNIGKWLQSLHKALYPEAKEETLASSSCWHCAGLPSQKTQGDLSEDTSMNSSLPFSSWKKDAAQRPRRGLQAFLDPHGLLEQVGKQPCSWSQKLESFLPSLVLQSVLKQGRPEEYSLLLPSPTLHRAQR
- the C1H9orf50 gene encoding uncharacterized protein C9orf50 homolog isoform X15, with translation MFRRRPRPGAQEVAPKEPPGDGDFRRSHPRLPKLTPPPLRAAQGARGSGGSRIPRGGAAWWPEGDAEPGVGVGSPPPRLPALPTATRRAAGKRGLLQSLLLPPLLSDSASRTSAPRQPGPGERERPWRGVAREDPSFLGAFLGELLPSRFREFLHQLREKCTDEEPLTSSAPQHQRGVLEHCRGAPQRPNRSFLPDLWGQSPHLQDSLTKILLQQTPALGSLKADRPQFSTVRKASHRPSGKGSGPHRPRCPFRVRFADETLQDTLLRYWERQCSVTQSVTVNRKATRPVASEREFGNIGKWLQSLHKALYPEAKEETLASSSCWHCAGLPSQKTQGDLSEDTSMNSSLPFSSWKKDAAQRPRRGLQAFLDPHGLLEQESFLPSLVLQSVLKQGRPEEYSLLLPSPTLHRAQR
- the C1H9orf50 gene encoding uncharacterized protein C9orf50 homolog isoform X12 — encoded protein: MFRRRPRPGAQEVAPKEPPGDGDFRRSHPRLPKLTPPPLRAAQGARGSGGSRIPRGGAAWWPEGDAEPGVGVGSPPPRLPALPTATRRAAGKRGLLQSLLLPPLLSDSASRTSAPRQPGPGERERPWRGVAREDPSFLGAFLGELLPSRFREFLHQLREKCTDEEPLTSSAPQHQRGVLEHCRGAPQRPNRSFLPDLCRPSGKGSGPHRPRCPFRVRFADETLQDTLLRYWERQCSVTQSVTVNRKATRPVASEREFGNIGKWLQSLHKALYPEAKEETLASSSCWHCAGLPSQKTQGDLSEDTSMNSSLPFSSWKKDAAQRPRRGLQAFLDPHGLLEQVGKQPCSWSQKLESFLPSLVLQSVLKQGRPEEYSLLLPSPTLHRAQR
- the C1H9orf50 gene encoding uncharacterized protein C9orf50 homolog isoform X7, with translation MFRRRPRPGAQEVAPKEPPGDGDFRRSHPRLPKLTPPPLRAAQGARGSGGSRIPRGGAAWWPEGDAEPGVGVGSPPPRLPALPTATRRAAGKRGLLQSLLLPPLLSDSASRTSAPRQPGPGERERPWRGVAREDPSFLGAFLGELLPSRFREFLHQLREKCTDEEPLTSSAPQHQRGVLEHCRGAPQRPNRSFLPDLWGQSPHLQDSLTKILLQQTPALGSLKADRPQFSTVRKASHRPSGKGSGPHRPRCPFRVRFADETLQDTLLRYWERQCSVTQSVTVNRKATRPVASEREFGNIGKWLQSLHKALYPEAKEETLASSSCWHCAGLPSQKTQGDLSEDTSMNSSLPFSSWKKDAAQRPRRGLQAFLDPHGLLEQVGKQPCSWSQKLESFLPSLVLQSVLKQGRPEEYSLLLPSPTLHRAQR
- the C1H9orf50 gene encoding uncharacterized protein C9orf50 homolog isoform X6: MFRRRPRPGAQEVAPKEPPGDGDFRRSHPRLPKLTPPPLRAAQGARGSGGSRIPRGGAAWWPEGDAEPGVGVGSPPPRLPALPTATRRAAGKRGLLQSLLLPPLLSDSASRTSAPRQPGPGERERPWRGVAREDPSFLGAFLGELLPSRFREFLHQLREKCTDEEPLRRTSPSRCSPCFLPHLAPASSAPQHQRGVLEHCRGAPQRPNRSFLPDLWGQSPHLQDSLTKILLQQTPALGSLKADRPQFSTVRKASHRPSGKGSGPHRPRCPFRVRFADETLQDTLLRYWERQCSVTQSVTVNRKATRPVASEREFGNIGKWLQSLHKALYPEAKEETLASSSCWHCAGLPSQKTQGDLSEDTSMNSSLPFSSWKKDAAQRPRRGLQAFLDPHGLLEQVGKQPCSWSQKLESFLPSLVLQSVLKQGRPEEYSLLLPSPTLHRAQR
- the C1H9orf50 gene encoding uncharacterized protein C9orf50 homolog isoform X8; amino-acid sequence: MFRRRPRPGAQEVAPKEPPGDGDFRRSHPRLPKLTPPPLRAAQGARGSGGSRIPRGGAAWWPEGDAEPGVGVGSPPPRLPALPTATRRAAGKRGLLQSLLLPPLLSDSASRTSAPRQPGPGERERPWRGVAREDPSFLGAFLGELLPSRFREFLHQLREKCTDEEPLSLTQWLRLLVVLGRTSPSRCSPCFLPHLAPASSAPQHQRGVLEHCRGAPQRPNRSFLPDLCRPSGKGSGPHRPRCPFRVRFADETLQDTLLRYWERQCSVTQSVTVNRKATRPVASEREFGNIGKWLQSLHKALYPEAKEETLASSSCWHCAGLPSQKTQGDLSEDTSMNSSLPFSSWKKDAAQRPRRGLQAFLDPHGLLEQVGKQPCSWSQKLESFLPSLVLQSVLKQGRPEEYSLLLPSPTLHRAQR
- the C1H9orf50 gene encoding uncharacterized protein C9orf50 homolog isoform X4, whose product is MFRRRPRPGAQEVAPKEPPGDGDFRRSHPRLPKLTPPPLRAAQGARGSGGSRIPRGGAAWWPEGDAEPGVGVGSPPPRLPALPTATRRAAGKRGLLQSLLLPPLLSDSASRTSAPRQPGPGERERPWRGVAREDPSFLGAFLGELLPSRFREFLHQLREKCTDEEPLSLTQWLRLLVVLGRTSPSRCSPCFLPHLAPASSAPQHQRGVLEHCRGAPQRPNRSFLPDLWGQSPHLQDSLTKILLQQTPALGSLKADRPQFSTVRKASHRPSGKGSGPHRPRCPFRVRFADETLQDTLLRYWERQCSVTQSVTVNRKATRPVASEREFGNIGKWLQSLHKALYPEAKEETLASSSCWHCAGLPSQKTQGDLSEDTSMNSSLPFSSWKKDAAQRPRRGLQAFLDPHGLLEQVGKQPCSWSQKLESFLPSLVLQSVLKQGRPEEYSLLLPSPTLHRAQR